The following are encoded in a window of SAR202 cluster bacterium genomic DNA:
- a CDS encoding metalloenzyme superfamily yields the protein MLHLRRNSRRGRHLDKKALIIGIDGCRPDSLLAAKTPTIDSLKARGAYSFKAQACRFTKSGPCWTSMLTGTWPEKHGVVNNSFEGFKPESYPHFFQRLKEAKPGVRTASIVHWAPINTHLVRGADIVGTYPTDDEVVTAVSRVLTTDNVDALYLHFDDADGAGHKNGYGPNQAYLDMLAVIDSRIASILKALKSRKSYSKENWLVLVSTDHGGETEKAPGAVKARHGDDVPEQRTIFVIVSGNAAKKGEILPAPNSVDVPQTVLSHLGVAVRPEWGWDGRPVGLQGTR from the coding sequence TTGCTACACTTGCGCCGAAATTCGAGGAGGGGGAGGCACTTGGACAAGAAGGCGCTGATAATCGGGATAGACGGGTGCAGGCCGGACTCTTTGCTGGCCGCGAAGACGCCGACGATCGATTCGCTAAAGGCGCGCGGGGCGTACAGCTTCAAGGCGCAGGCGTGCAGGTTCACGAAGAGCGGCCCGTGCTGGACGAGCATGCTCACAGGGACGTGGCCGGAAAAGCATGGAGTGGTCAACAACTCCTTCGAAGGGTTCAAGCCGGAAAGCTATCCCCACTTCTTCCAGCGCCTGAAGGAGGCAAAGCCCGGCGTGCGCACAGCCTCGATTGTCCACTGGGCGCCGATAAATACCCACCTTGTGCGCGGGGCAGACATCGTGGGGACGTACCCAACGGACGATGAGGTCGTTACGGCGGTTTCGCGCGTACTGACGACTGATAATGTCGACGCGCTCTACCTGCACTTCGACGATGCGGACGGGGCCGGCCACAAGAACGGCTACGGCCCCAACCAGGCCTACCTGGATATGCTGGCGGTAATCGACTCCAGGATCGCATCCATCCTCAAGGCGCTGAAGTCGCGCAAGAGCTACAGCAAAGAGAACTGGCTGGTGCTGGTGTCCACCGACCACGGCGGCGAGACGGAGAAGGCGCCGGGGGCGGTGAAGGCGCGGCACGGGGACGACGTGCCGGAGCAGAGGACGATCTTCGTGATAGTGAGTGGGAACGCGGCGAAGAAGGGCGAGATACTGCCGGCGCCGAACAGCGTGGACGTGCCGCAGACGGTGCTCAGTCACCTGGGAGTGGCGGTGCGGCCGGAGTGGGGCTGGGACGGCAGGCCGGTGGGGCTGCAGGGCACGCGCTAG
- a CDS encoding LamB/YcsF family protein: MAKANRIDINCDMGESFGMYKMGLDEEVIKHISSANIACGFHAGDPMWMRTTVKLAEEIGVSIGAHTSFPDLVGFGRRDMTASPEEVKNDIVYQIGALQAFTKAKKLQHVKPHGAMYNQAVNDEPLARAICEAIQEVDPDLVLVALAGSKWVKVAKSMGLRVAREIFADRALNPDGTLVSRTKPGSVLHDIDEVAERSLRMVTEGKAVAITGDVIEVEADSICIHGDTPGAVEMAAKVKKELQAAGVSIVPVGKLV; the protein is encoded by the coding sequence ATGGCTAAGGCGAACAGGATCGACATTAATTGCGATATGGGCGAAAGTTTTGGTATGTACAAGATGGGCCTCGATGAAGAGGTCATCAAGCACATAAGCTCGGCGAACATCGCATGCGGCTTCCACGCGGGCGACCCGATGTGGATGCGGACGACCGTCAAGCTGGCGGAGGAGATCGGAGTCTCGATTGGGGCGCACACCAGCTTCCCGGACCTTGTGGGCTTCGGGCGCAGGGATATGACCGCCTCCCCCGAGGAGGTCAAGAACGACATTGTTTACCAGATAGGCGCGCTGCAGGCCTTCACGAAGGCGAAGAAGCTGCAGCACGTCAAGCCTCACGGGGCTATGTACAACCAGGCAGTGAACGACGAGCCGCTGGCCCGCGCCATCTGCGAGGCGATACAGGAAGTGGACCCGGACCTGGTGCTGGTAGCGCTTGCCGGCTCGAAGTGGGTGAAGGTCGCGAAGAGCATGGGGCTGCGCGTGGCGCGGGAGATCTTCGCAGACCGGGCGCTGAACCCGGACGGCACGCTCGTCTCCAGGACAAAGCCCGGATCCGTCCTGCACGACATAGACGAGGTGGCCGAGCGGAGCCTGAGGATGGTCACGGAGGGCAAGGCTGTGGCGATTACCGGCGACGTCATCGAGGTTGAGGCAGACAGCATCTGCATACACGGGGACACGCCCGGCGCTGTGGAGATGGCTGCGAAAGTCAAGAAGGAGCTGCAGGCGGCAGGGGTATCTATCGTGCCGGTGGGCAAGCTCGTATAA
- a CDS encoding acetyl-CoA carboxylase biotin carboxyl carrier protein subunit, which yields MEKKLKVKVKDRWYTVEVEDLHTSPVRAFVDGELVEVSLDDSGNPTALAPVAPRAESRPVTPTPVSSDGARQPARSAAPAGGGKSFRSPMPGVIVSVAVKVGDQVVTGDEVCILEAMKMQQVLRADWSGVVKTVHVTAGKQVMDGDAIVDLE from the coding sequence ATGGAAAAAAAGCTCAAGGTTAAAGTCAAAGACCGCTGGTACACGGTCGAGGTCGAAGACCTCCACACCTCTCCCGTCCGCGCCTTCGTGGACGGCGAGCTGGTTGAGGTCAGCCTGGACGACAGCGGCAATCCTACCGCCCTTGCCCCTGTCGCGCCGCGCGCGGAGTCGCGGCCCGTGACGCCCACTCCCGTTTCATCCGACGGCGCGCGCCAGCCGGCCCGGAGCGCAGCGCCTGCAGGCGGCGGCAAGTCCTTCCGCTCACCCATGCCCGGCGTCATAGTCTCTGTTGCTGTCAAGGTCGGCGACCAGGTGGTCACCGGCGACGAGGTCTGCATCCTTGAGGCGATGAAGATGCAGCAGGTGCTGCGCGCCGACTGGTCAGGCGTCGTCAAGACGGTGCACGTAACGGCAGGCAAGCAGGTCATGGACGGCGACGCGATAGTTGACCTGGAGTAA